One part of the bacterium genome encodes these proteins:
- a CDS encoding type II toxin-antitoxin system RelB/DinJ family antitoxin, whose translation MKTVTSIKLDRDVKKEASKIASEMGLNLSSVVNATLKNFVAERRLVFSLAPEFNTKKEKVLLKAKSDAIKGKNVIGPFSNIEEIKGSLMG comes from the coding sequence ATGAAAACGGTAACAAGTATAAAATTAGATAGGGATGTAAAAAAAGAGGCCAGCAAAATCGCGTCCGAAATGGGACTCAATTTAAGTTCCGTGGTTAATGCCACTTTGAAAAATTTTGTCGCGGAACGCAGATTGGTTTTTTCTCTTGCTCCGGAATTTAACACTAAGAAGGAAAAAGTTCTACTTAAAGCGAAAAGCGACGCGATTAAAGGTAAAAACGTTATCGGTCCATTTAGCAATATTGAGGAAATAAAGGGCTCTTTGATGGGTTAA
- a CDS encoding type II toxin-antitoxin system mRNA interferase toxin, RelE/StbE family, giving the protein MRISYHRNFKKALRKQKQKVQNKFWDKLEVFAEDQFHYSLNNHALVGKFKGTRSIDITGDVRVHYEEESSGIILLDIDTHSQLY; this is encoded by the coding sequence ATGCGTATCTCGTACCATAGAAACTTCAAAAAAGCTTTGCGAAAACAAAAGCAAAAAGTCCAAAACAAGTTCTGGGACAAACTGGAAGTGTTTGCTGAAGACCAGTTTCATTACTCTCTTAATAATCACGCTTTAGTCGGCAAGTTTAAGGGAACAAGAAGTATTGATATTACCGGGGATGTGAGAGTCCACTACGAGGAAGAAAGTAGCGGTATCATTCTTTTGGACATAGACACCCATTCTCAACTTTACTAG